gaaaatggggaaaaaacccGTTACGACGTTATTgtcagtttttgtttattctcgtTGCCTCTTTCTTGTTTTACTGTCCTGTTGGCGTCATGTTTGGATTTTGCAAACACTTCAATTGGAAgggttaaaacaaaaatctttaatCGGAGTTCCTTCATGCTTCTTGATCATTCCGACCAACACGATCACATGGGCAagtttctttttatgttttgctacAGCTGCAATCCATTCTGCCTAGACACACGGTAACGGTGTTTAATGAGATAAGGCATTTTAACGGTAATTAGTAGAATCAATCGAGCAAGCAGGCACATAATGCTGCCTGGTCGATAAACCTAGACGTTGGAATTGTGGAGTTGCTGGTTATGGTACATGAAGTTTTTTCGCATATATACTTCATCGCTGGATAAACCGGCAAATATTTTCAACTTTGAAACTTTCTAAAGCGGGctagaaaagaaaatctaaatagaaaaattaaaGTATATTCATGAAACCGTTTAGATGGCCTTTTTAAATgactataaaattaattttaaatgctAATTGGAAGAACTTGGTGCGAAAATCAACACTAATAAAAGCGTTTCAGCCGTCTGAAACCCCAATAGTTACATTAATCCCGTTTTCATACCATGACAAATGGTTAGCCATTCATTCAACGGTTTTTAATTATGATTCCTCAATTGGTAAAATTTACCGGTGCTTTCCTTCAGTGTTGTAGGTACCatgaaaaagtggaaagattTGCTCTATCACACACTATTGGACACGCTTCTCGATGGTACAACGGGCCCGAGCAAATGCCGGTTTTTTATGGAATAACTTAGCGGTTCAATTATGGACCTAATTGTGATCGCTCGTGTTATTTAGAATTCCGGAGATCATTCGCAAACTAATCCAATTGCTCCAGTTAGCGGTTGTTAGTCGTGTGATTAGCGGTATATACTTATACATACGGATTAACCGTTTAATTGCTTCCCGCCATTACTTTCTTGGGCGCTATACAGTTTATTAAGTTCATTAtagattttttattacattacacTCGATCGATGCTATGGACAATGTGGTCGGTTAATGTGGTCGGTAGCATTAAACAGGCGCTCTGGTAGCGAGAACACGGCGTGAAAGCTTTCGAAAGGTCCGATCATCCGAATCCCATCGGCGGCCCATCGTTTGGTTGGTCAAATCCAAAttgatttggttttctttCCCCTGACAAACACCTGTTCCTGGAGGGCggaacgacgacgacgacgggtGCGATCGAAAATTTTCGTGAAAGTTTCGGTGTCTGGAAACATTATGCGTATGTGTGACCTCCTTTTGTTGTGGAGGCGGTAGTGTGCCACAGGGCCACACCACCTCCGTCTGGGGTGGGTACAAACAAGGATGGTGATCGATGCTGCGATCAATGACGACAATCGCGCACGTTGGAATGTGCACGGCTTGGACGACTttcattgtttgaattttccaatattgtttctttttggaattttaattaagttcATTCTTTAacagcatttttgttttaactaaaAGATGAGAATTTCTTACACCCTTTGGACGGCGGTCGTACTGTGCTCGGCGCTAAGCATTTCTTCGGCGAGAAAGCTTGAAAGTGAGTCACCTACGTAAAGCAAGACCCAAATATATTATATCTAacctcttttttctctttttcttttagatATTGCTTCCAATATTATACCCGGTAGTAATGGTTTGGGACAGCAGAAGCAGAATGCGGTCGACACGTACGAGGATGTATCGGGTTCGGAAAATCAGCAAGATGTGGGAAGCGAAGCACTGCCGGAGAGTACGGAAACTAACGAAATTGAAGATGAAGTTGCCAGCCCAGAAGTGGTAAATGAGGTGTTGGAAGAATCGAACGTTGTACCACAGGAAACGGTGAGCGAAGCGACCGTGGTCAATATGGATGATTCGAGTTTAATAAATCGATACTGTCGGTGCACGGCGTACGAGTGTAACTGTTGCCGGGACATTGATGTACCGCTGTTTCCAGTAAAAGGTCCTGGTTGTGCCGTGATACAGTATCTCGATGGTGATCGTATGTCTGTTGGTGTGAAGTTTGCCGATCGTATGATCGTGAATCGTGTCATTTCGGGTAAAATGACTTGCGCTACAGCGGTATAAAAAAGGAAGtacataattaaaattgagTTTTTTACCACTTGCAGCACGAAGAGCAACTCCAGTCTGTTTGCCACTGCCCGGTGGATATAATCGATTCTGTGGACGCGTTTACGGCATCTCACGAAAGGCTAACGAGGGCTTTAAGGCTTGCCTCGGGCTGGAGCTAAGGGCGGATGATGAAGTAGAAGCGGTGCTGCGAGTGTCCTGCTTCAAGTTTGGTCCCCGTGGATTGTCCGTCATGGATGCGGAACCACTTCCACCGGTTGATGATATCGATGTGGGCGACGAGGACGATGAGGATGAGGAAGATGAAGCGGAGGAATTATTCGGATTTTCGCTCGGTACGTATACCTGTCGTATTTAACAAGACTTTCGAACtctcgagtttttttttaaagagacCAAACATCATGctggataatttaatttaatgtactattgtcttttcttcattttgcttcaaaacctacagacgaagacgacgaggaggatgatgacgacgaggaagatgacgatgatgacggtggTGCCGATAGCGTGCAGGAGAATGAAACCGATGCGGGCGATTCACCAGACTATACCGGGTTCAGCTTTCTCGATCGTGACCTAATGGGAAGCATATTTGGGGTGAAAAAGTTTTGGTAAAGCGCATCAAGGTAGCTCTAAGTGTTAGGTAAATAGCAATTTAAAACATACCATCCCGAATTATAAGCATCGACTAGCGAAAtacgaacaaaatgaaaaaaaaatctagattAGGTTACATATAGGTATGTGGTGTTTATGCGTTTTATCCTCGGTATGTTTGTTTCACACATCGATGTTTGTAACTACAGtaggaaacccaattgaaatgCATTCAAGCCGAATGTAAATAGTCATTACTGCAAAGCAAACAGTTTTTATAAGTATTTATGAAGTGCATGagtattatttattgctaACGAAGAACGGGCCCCGATCATCAGCTGTTAGgttgaataaatataaaatataaacgaaAAAGGAGCGAACGAagtaaggttgttttttttgtaattcatTACAACTGT
This region of Anopheles marshallii chromosome 2, idAnoMarsDA_429_01, whole genome shotgun sequence genomic DNA includes:
- the LOC128708237 gene encoding uncharacterized protein LOC128708237 translates to MRISYTLWTAVVLCSALSISSARKLENIASNIIPGSNGLGQQKQNAVDTYEDVSGSENQQDVGSEALPESTETNEIEDEVASPEVVNEVLEESNVVPQETVSEATVVNMDDSSLINRYCRCTAYECNCCRDIDVPLFPVKGPGCAVIQYLDGDRMSVGVKFADRMIVNRVISARRATPVCLPLPGGYNRFCGRVYGISRKANEGFKACLGLELRADDEVEAVLRVSCFKFGPRGLSVMDAEPLPPVDDIDVGDEDDEDEEDEAEELFGFSLDEDDEEDDDDEEDDDDDGGADSVQENETDAGDSPDYTGFSFLDRDLMGSIFGVKKFW